A genomic region of Gemmatimonadetes bacterium SCN 70-22 contains the following coding sequences:
- a CDS encoding RNA helicase, translated as MAPEVVRAVAAAGYRAPTPIQRDAIPIAMQGRDVMGLAQTGTGKTAAFTLPILHRLLGGPRRLRCLILTPTRELCQQVDESFRKYGQFTSVEVAPIYGGVPYEPQEKALQRGVDVIVATPGRFIDHMEKRNASLESLEILVLDEADRMLDMGFAPQISRIVSGVPPYRQTLLFSATMPPEVEALARKYLRRPVVVQVGRRSSAASTVRHAVYPVPRGRKNDLLVELLRQPEMDSVLVFTRTKSGADRVVHDLRDAGIEATAMHADKSQAQRTQAIEQFKRGEIRVLVATDIAQRGLDISGITHVINYDVPSQAEDYVHRIGRTGRAASSGDAFTFMAADEIAMVRTIERVLGQPIERISIPGYDFGTVAVES; from the coding sequence CTGGCGCCCGAGGTGGTCCGCGCCGTTGCGGCTGCCGGCTACCGCGCCCCGACCCCGATCCAGCGCGATGCGATTCCCATCGCCATGCAGGGGCGCGACGTGATGGGGCTGGCGCAGACGGGGACGGGGAAGACCGCGGCCTTCACCCTCCCGATCCTGCATCGGCTGCTGGGCGGGCCCAGGCGGCTCCGCTGCCTCATCCTCACGCCCACGCGCGAGCTGTGCCAGCAGGTGGACGAGAGCTTCCGCAAGTACGGGCAGTTCACCAGCGTCGAGGTCGCGCCGATCTACGGCGGGGTCCCGTACGAGCCGCAGGAGAAGGCGCTCCAGCGCGGCGTCGACGTCATCGTCGCCACCCCCGGGCGCTTCATCGACCACATGGAGAAGCGCAACGCGTCGCTCGAGTCGCTCGAGATCCTCGTGCTCGACGAGGCCGACCGCATGCTGGACATGGGGTTCGCCCCGCAAATCAGCCGGATCGTCTCCGGCGTCCCCCCCTATCGCCAAACGCTCCTCTTCAGCGCCACCATGCCGCCCGAGGTCGAGGCCCTGGCGCGCAAGTACCTGCGCCGCCCGGTGGTGGTGCAGGTGGGGCGGCGCTCGTCGGCGGCGAGCACGGTGCGCCACGCCGTCTACCCGGTGCCACGCGGGCGCAAGAACGACCTGCTCGTGGAGCTCCTCCGCCAGCCGGAGATGGACTCGGTGCTGGTCTTCACGCGAACCAAGAGCGGCGCGGACCGCGTCGTGCACGACCTGCGTGACGCGGGGATCGAGGCGACGGCGATGCATGCCGACAAGTCGCAGGCGCAACGCACGCAGGCGATCGAGCAGTTCAAGCGCGGAGAGATCCGCGTCCTGGTGGCCACCGACATCGCCCAGCGCGGCCTGGACATCTCGGGGATCACGCACGTCATCAACTACGACGTTCCCTCGCAAGCCGAGGACTACGTCCACCGGATCGGACGCACCGGGCGCGCCGCATCCTCCGGCGACGCCTTCACCTTCATGGCGGCTGACGAGATCGCCATGGTGCGCACGATCGAGCGGGTCCTGGGACAGCCCATCGAACGGATCTCGATCCCGGGTTACGATTTCGGGACGGTCGCGGTGGAGTCCTGA
- a CDS encoding 6-phosphofructokinase, with protein sequence MRIALSTGGGDAPGLNAVIRAAVLSATSRGWDVLGICRGYYGLLGEDDIIPLTRDAVRGIAHLGGTILRTTNRGNPFEFPVRQADGSFIEVDRSDEIFENARRMGIDAIVTIGGDGSLSIAQRLFERGMRIVGVPKTIDNDVSGTITTFGFDTAVNTAIEAIDKLHTTAESHDRVIVMEVMGRHAGFIALHAGVAGTADVILIPEIPFDIEKVCAKVRARDRAGRHFSIVVVAEGAFPVGGQESILGDSLPGQDKRVGGIAGRLAWEIQTRTGKESRSLVLGHLQRGGGPTGYDRLLATRFGGAVIEAVEQGKWGHMVALQSPHIVTVPFTEALRQPKRVDVNHDIVRTARATGISFGD encoded by the coding sequence ATGCGCATCGCACTCTCAACCGGTGGCGGCGACGCACCGGGGCTCAATGCCGTCATTCGTGCCGCCGTCCTCTCTGCCACCAGCCGCGGCTGGGACGTGCTGGGCATCTGTCGCGGCTACTACGGATTGTTAGGCGAGGATGACATCATCCCGCTCACTCGCGACGCCGTGCGCGGCATCGCTCACCTGGGCGGGACGATCCTGCGCACGACGAACCGGGGAAACCCCTTCGAGTTCCCCGTACGCCAGGCGGACGGGTCGTTCATCGAGGTCGACCGCTCCGACGAGATCTTCGAGAATGCCCGGCGGATGGGGATCGACGCGATCGTGACGATCGGCGGCGACGGTTCGTTGAGTATCGCGCAACGGCTGTTCGAGCGGGGGATGAGGATCGTGGGCGTCCCCAAGACCATCGACAACGACGTGAGCGGCACCATCACGACCTTCGGCTTCGACACCGCCGTGAACACGGCCATCGAGGCGATCGACAAGCTCCACACCACCGCCGAGAGCCACGATCGCGTCATCGTGATGGAGGTGATGGGGCGTCACGCCGGGTTCATCGCGCTCCATGCCGGCGTGGCGGGGACGGCCGACGTGATCCTCATCCCGGAAATCCCGTTCGACATCGAGAAGGTCTGCGCCAAGGTGCGCGCGCGCGACCGCGCCGGGCGGCACTTCTCGATCGTGGTGGTCGCCGAGGGGGCCTTTCCGGTCGGGGGGCAGGAGTCGATCCTCGGCGATTCGCTCCCGGGCCAGGACAAGCGCGTCGGGGGGATTGCGGGCCGGCTGGCCTGGGAGATCCAGACGCGGACGGGGAAGGAGTCGCGCTCGCTCGTCCTCGGCCACTTGCAGCGTGGTGGCGGGCCCACGGGGTACGACCGGCTCCTCGCGACGCGATTCGGGGGGGCGGTGATCGAGGCGGTGGAGCAGGGGAAGTGGGGGCACATGGTCGCCCTGCAGTCGCCGCACATCGTGACGGTCCCGTTCACCGAGGCGCTGAGGCAGCCGAAGCGAGTGGATGTCAACCACGACATCGTGCGGACGGCGCGCGCGACCGGGATCTCCTTCGGCGACTAG